GCCAAACCAAAATCACCCAACCTTGGATTGAAATTCCCATCAAGCAAAATGTTGCCAGTTTTGATATCCCTATGAATCACCCTTTGTTCACATTCTTGGTGAAGGTAAACAAGAACAGAAGCCAAACCAACAGCAATGTTCACCCTATGAGACCAATTCAACAACCTTCCCCTCTCAGGTTCCTTGTATAGCATCTTGTCCAAGCTTCCATTAGGCATGAAATCATACACAAGAAGCAACTCACCTACATTGCACGAACACAAATACAGACACATAAATTCGACAATTTTATGAAACAATAGTTACAAATTTAAGTTTGACCATCACAAGGATCCACTCACCTTTCTCAACACACCAACCTTGGAGCTGAACCAAGTTCTTGTGCCTCAAACCAGCAATGATTGACAACTCAGCAAGGAACTCAGTTTTCCCTTCATGAGAATGCCTTGATCTCTTAACAGCAGCAATGGTACCAGAAGACACAAAGAAAGCTTTGTATACAGTCCCAAAAGAGCCATGACCAATGATTCTGCTTGGATGAAACTCTCTCGTTGCAGTTTTCAGATCCTTGTAATCAAATTGCCTTGGACACGTAACAAATGATTCAGCCTTAAAACTTGTGACACTGTTGCTCTTAGAATTATTGTTGTTACCACCTCTCTTTATACCCTTCCATTTTCGAACCGCAAAGAACACCAAAATCGAGAACAGAACAAAGAAAAACGCAGGACCCGCAACCGCAACAGCAATACCAAttttcctcctcttgttcttgttctttctatctccatcaacatcatcgtcgtcatcatcatcatcatcacctaTACCGTCATTAGAAGAAGAAGTTGTAGCAGGTGGAAAATTAACAGTGGCACCATTTCCCGTTACTCCAACGGTGTTATCAGAAACATTGTGAGGGTTCAAGTTCTGTCTTTTAGGGACGAAACCGAAGCTCTTGAAGCTCCAACGCTCGATCAAGTGAACCTCGGTGCTTCCACTGGTGGAGCCTGAGAATCCAACGTAAACCCTTTCTTCTTTCAAGAGCTTGGAGAGATCGACGTTGCGCACTGTGAGAACAGGGCTGGAGGGtttggaagaagaagaatagcTCAAGAAAACCGTTAAGGTTTCTTTTTCAGTGCTGTAATCGATCCAAGACGTTATTGTGTTGCCGGATTTAAGGTCAATGCCGTGGGTTATAGGGTCAACGGTGGCTATGGAGTTCAAAGAGTTGAAGTTGAAGCCGACGTGGTTCTGGTTAGGGTCGTGGAAGGCGGAATCATCGCGCGTGTCGAATTCGACGGCGAGGAAGCGCGTGGAGGTTGGAAGACCGAGGCGACCGGCGGGGGAGACGGTGGCGGAAGCGGTGGTGTTGGAAGGGGAGAGGAAGAAGGCGATGCCGTCGCCGAAGGAGGAAG
The Arachis stenosperma cultivar V10309 chromosome 7, arast.V10309.gnm1.PFL2, whole genome shotgun sequence genome window above contains:
- the LOC130941142 gene encoding probable L-type lectin-domain containing receptor kinase S.7 codes for the protein MHSTILIIFFFFFFLLTSTSLIVSAENVSFEFSSFTLRNITLVGDSYLRNGLVGLTRATDVPTTSSGALLYDHPIPLFDPPTNTTSSFSTTFSFSITNLNPSSFGDGIAFFLSPSNTTASATVSPAGRLGLPTSTRFLAVEFDTRDDSAFHDPNQNHVGFNFNSLNSIATVDPITHGIDLKSGNTITSWIDYSTEKETLTVFLSYSSSSKPSSPVLTVRNVDLSKLLKEERVYVGFSGSTSGSTEVHLIERWSFKSFGFVPKRQNLNPHNVSDNTVGVTGNGATVNFPPATTSSSNDGIGDDDDDDDDDVDGDRKNKNKRRKIGIAVAVAGPAFFFVLFSILVFFAVRKWKGIKRGGNNNNSKSNSVTSFKAESFVTCPRQFDYKDLKTATREFHPSRIIGHGSFGTVYKAFFVSSGTIAAVKRSRHSHEGKTEFLAELSIIAGLRHKNLVQLQGWCVEKGELLLVYDFMPNGSLDKMLYKEPERGRLLNWSHRVNIAVGLASVLVYLHQECEQRVIHRDIKTGNILLDGNFNPRLGDFGLAKLMDHDKSPVSTLTAGTMGYLAPEYLQYGKATDKTDVFSYGVVILEVACGKRPIEREGQKMMNLVDWVWGLHSEGKVIDAADKRLNGEFVEEEMRKLLLLGLCCANPDSAERPSMRKVLQILNNEAAPISVPKVKPSLTFSSDLPCTIDDIVSDTEEFNTSQSMCEIKIDSSSSC